Within Porites lutea chromosome 2, jaPorLute2.1, whole genome shotgun sequence, the genomic segment ACTCCATAGCAGGCGCAAAGACAACAGAAGCCATATAAATGTCCTTACAAATGTCCACCAATGAGATGACTTGAAATCTTCCACAAGGCTCACAATGGCTCCCACATGGGTCACAAGATTAGCCACCGAAAAAAATGCCAGGAGTACAATGAATGGTTGGAAAAGACTTGCAAGCCGTTCTATGCTTCCCACAATATTGGAGAGATATTTGCATGCATCTGCAGGATTTACTTGAGGTTTTTTAGGCACACCTATCCTACCTACTGTTGGTCCAGAGACATCAattgatgaaataaaaatggatTCCCCACAGTCCCAGTAGTTATCTCCATCAACACTATTTTGATCTGAATGGGGTGAATTGCCACCTCGACTTCGGTGCAATCTACTCAAAGCAGGGACATCTTTTTCATAAACCACAACAATATCTTTTCCAGTCTGACACAAGTCCATGAATAGAAACCCAGCTATGGCATTAAATACTCTTTTCACAGGGTTCAGACTTTCCAGGACTGGATTTCGCTCTTCAGAGGGTCTGTACAGCAGAAAAGGACTATCCCCAAACATGCACATGAAACTGATGACTTCTCGAACGGTGAGTCGGCTGATCAGGATAAAAGAGTAGGCTACGAATCCGGTGATGTACATGGCCATCGCCCAAAAAGAACAGTAAAGCAGGAGCCATGTTCGAGATCCCATTTCAATTACTTCGGTGTGACTGAATGAACCTGCAAAGCTGTCACTTTTGAAAACTGTGTGAAAAATCACGTAGGCGGTCCATTGATAAATCTCCAAACTGAAAGGATAGAAACAGTTTTTAATGGCAGCTTTTCTTAACCACGAAGCCCTTTGCGACTCGTGCCATGGGATTCCCTGATCAGACTCCAGAAACCCCTCAACTAATGACTTCCGGGACAGTCTCCTCTTTAGCAGCTTGTTGAATGCTGATGAGGTGTACACGTAAAAGCCGGATACCAAGGCGATAAGAGGAACGATGTAAAGCGAAAACTGAATCCACGTGTCGATTGTCTTTCGAACGAACACGCCGATGACTGCAACAAATGTCATTCCAACGAGTAGTAGGATGAAAATTACACCTCCTAACCAGGAATGAGCTGTAGAACGAAGCCTCTCCCCGGGGCCAAAAAGAATAGAAATTCCCACAACTGGTGATAAGGCTCGAGAATAAGAATTCCGCTCCACGACCGAAGCACTAGAAAGAGCCATTATCCAACAACGATCAGTTACCGATCGACCACATCTACATCTTAACCTCACGGTTGCGTTACATTTCGCCCAACGGGACATTTTAGAGGTCAAGGTGAtcattattacatttttttatacGCCGCATCTGCGGACCCCCCGGATATACGTATTCCTACAGCTCTTAAAA encodes:
- the LOC140926534 gene encoding uncharacterized protein — its product is MALSSASVVERNSYSRALSPVVGISILFGPGERLRSTAHSWLGGVIFILLLVGMTFVAVIGVFVRKTIDTWIQFSLYIVPLIALVSGFYVYTSSAFNKLLKRRLSRKSLVEGFLESDQGIPWHESQRASWLRKAAIKNCFYPFSLEIYQWTAYVIFHTVFKSDSFAGSFSHTEVIEMGSRTWLLLYCSFWAMAMYITGFVAYSFILISRLTVREVISFMCMFGDSPFLLYRPSEERNPVLESLNPVKRVFNAIAGFLFMDLCQTGKDIVVVYEKDVPALSRLHRSRGGNSPHSDQNSVDGDNYWDCGESIFISSIDVSGPTVGRIGVPKKPQVNPADACKYLSNIVGSIERLASLFQPFIVLLAFFSVANLVTHVGAIVSLVEDFKSSHWWTFVRTFIWLLLSLRLLWSAAVITKALSHVSQHLNYLWSVGQLQGNSEEWQRFFKLVETFQLGTKTYGFPLTLKQAASIATFINFALIIVLSIMRPSVHFPAEGRL